The genomic DNA TCTTCTTCGTTCGGCTGAGTGGTCCGAAAGTACCTTAAATCAAACCCGACATCATACCTGGACACTATATGACCAATCAGTGATAGAAATTGCCATGGCGTGAAAACCCAACAGTGAACATCAACATATTCGCCGCGAAGATGCGCTTTGATTTTTTCCTGCACAACATGGCTAGGCCAACCGACAGGGTTTGCGTTTAAGTCAGGTTTAGCTTCCCACAGAGTTCCCGGCCCGATCCCGATGACATTTCTATAACTGTCGCAGACAGTATCTAACGACGGTCTCATACGGTTTTCTGCCTGAGCCTCGTCAACGTCCTTCACCGTTGTCAGTCTCCGAAGATAATCAAACGTGAACCTTTTATCGGGCACGGCCAAACACAGAACACCACCATCACAGAGCAAGTTGCGCACTGAAACCAACCATCCGACCAAGTTCGGCACATGTTCGATGACGTGTGACGCAATAATTACGTCATACGGCGCTTCACGCTTGCACCCTCGCTCCAAATCGCCATCAGAAATCACAAAATCGACTGGCGCTAAGTCCATCTGAGAGACTAAGGGATCGTTCTTATATTTCTCCTTTAATTCCTCGTGAGAACAGTGGTCAGCGAAGAATACCCGCCCCTCAACGCGCTCCACGGTAATCCCCCCACCAAATAACGGGCTTCAAAAGTAGAATTTTCTCGGGCTATATGATCGAGGAGATTTTAATGAAGACGAGCAGATTCAGCGAACCACAAATCCTTGCCATCCTTCGCCAGGCGGAAGGCGGCGTTCCTGTACCCGAGTTATGCCGGGAACATGGAATGAGCACTGCGTCATTCTACAAATGGCGATCCAAATACGGTGGCATGGATGCCTCGATGATCAGTCAG from Brucella anthropi ATCC 49188 includes the following:
- a CDS encoding class I SAM-dependent methyltransferase produces the protein MERVEGRVFFADHCSHEELKEKYKNDPLVSQMDLAPVDFVISDGDLERGCKREAPYDVIIASHVIEHVPNLVGWLVSVRNLLCDGGVLCLAVPDKRFTFDYLRRLTTVKDVDEAQAENRMRPSLDTVCDSYRNVIGIGPGTLWEAKPDLNANPVGWPSHVVQEKIKAHLRGEYVDVHCWVFTPWQFLSLIGHIVSRYDVGFDLRYFRTTQPNEEEFHVQLEKVKSTGTKWSELAEYHRKYAARPTFSLAND